A DNA window from Anaerocolumna sp. AGMB13020 contains the following coding sequences:
- a CDS encoding ParA family protein, which translates to MGRIIAVANQKGGVGKTTTTINLSACLAEKGKNVLTIDIDPQGNTSSGLGVKKNELSFTVYDLIIGNCSIEECLVENVYENLSLLPSNVNLAGAEIELIGVEEREFILKKEIEKVRDKYDFIIIDCPPSLNTLTVNAMTTADTVLVPIQCEYYALEGLSQLIHTINLVRQRLNPQLEIEGVVFTMYDARTNLSLQVVENVKQNLEQNIYKTIIPRNVRLAEAPSHGLPINIYDPKSAGAEGYRDLADEVIEKK; encoded by the coding sequence ATGGGACGAATAATAGCAGTTGCTAATCAAAAGGGAGGAGTAGGAAAAACTACTACCACCATAAACCTCTCTGCTTGCCTTGCTGAGAAAGGAAAAAATGTTCTTACCATTGATATAGATCCTCAGGGAAATACATCAAGCGGACTCGGAGTAAAGAAGAATGAGTTGAGCTTTACGGTTTATGATTTGATTATAGGTAATTGTAGTATTGAAGAATGCCTGGTAGAAAATGTATATGAAAATTTATCATTACTTCCCTCCAATGTTAATCTGGCAGGTGCCGAAATCGAATTAATCGGGGTTGAAGAACGAGAATTTATTTTGAAAAAAGAAATTGAGAAAGTAAGAGATAAATATGATTTTATCATTATTGATTGCCCACCCTCACTAAACACACTTACAGTAAATGCTATGACAACAGCTGATACAGTTTTGGTACCTATACAATGTGAATACTATGCATTGGAGGGATTATCACAGTTAATACATACGATTAATCTGGTAAGACAAAGATTAAATCCTCAGTTAGAAATTGAAGGTGTTGTATTTACCATGTATGATGCGAGGACAAACTTGTCTCTGCAAGTAGTTGAGAATGTTAAGCAGAATCTTGAGCAAAATATATATAAAACTATAATACCAAGAAATGTTCGTCTTGCAGAGGCTCCAAGTCACGGCTTACCAATTAATATATATGATCCAAAATCTGCTGGGGCTGAGGGTTATAGAGATTTAGCTGACGAGGTAATAGAAAAAAAGTAA
- a CDS encoding ParB/RepB/Spo0J family partition protein, whose translation MAVSKKGLGKGLDSMIPDKSNTKKNTVNDGNGKIDVSRETLIPINEVEPNRKQPRKYFDEDSLHELSDSIKQFGVIQPLIVQKKDKYYEIIAGERRWRAAKQAGLKEIPVIVKNYTPQEVMEIAIIENIQREDLNPIEEAIAYQNLIKEFNLKQDEVAERVSKSRTAVTNTMRLLKLSEKVQQMLIDDMISGGHARALLAIEEEEIQYQTAMKVFDDKLSVRDTEKLVKKIVAQLNEVKEEVAPVKEDSFLYRDIEEKIKKIMGTKVSIKKKNNNNGKIEIEYYSVEELERIIDLFETIN comes from the coding sequence ATGGCTGTTTCTAAGAAGGGGTTAGGTAAAGGACTTGACTCTATGATTCCAGATAAAAGTAATACAAAAAAGAATACAGTTAACGACGGTAATGGAAAAATAGATGTTTCACGTGAAACATTAATACCTATAAATGAGGTTGAGCCTAATAGAAAGCAACCAAGAAAATATTTTGATGAAGACTCACTACATGAGCTATCGGATTCAATCAAACAATTTGGTGTTATTCAGCCTCTGATAGTGCAAAAAAAGGATAAATATTATGAAATTATTGCGGGTGAAAGAAGATGGAGAGCTGCTAAGCAAGCCGGGTTAAAAGAAATACCAGTAATAGTAAAAAATTATACACCGCAAGAAGTAATGGAAATTGCTATTATAGAAAACATACAAAGAGAAGACTTGAATCCGATTGAAGAGGCAATAGCTTATCAAAATCTTATTAAAGAGTTTAATTTGAAACAGGATGAAGTGGCAGAAAGAGTATCAAAAAGTAGAACTGCAGTTACTAATACAATGAGACTTTTAAAACTCAGTGAAAAAGTTCAACAGATGTTAATAGATGATATGATATCAGGTGGACATGCCAGAGCCTTATTAGCTATTGAAGAAGAAGAGATACAATACCAGACAGCTATGAAAGTGTTTGATGATAAGTTAAGTGTTCGAGATACTGAAAAGTTAGTTAAAAAAATAGTAGCTCAGCTAAATGAGGTAAAAGAGGAAGTTGCTCCTGTAAAAGAAGATAGCTTTCTATATCGTGATATAGAAGAAAAAATCAAAAAAATTATGGGTACAAAAGTATCTATTAAGAAGAAAAACAATAATAACGGAAAAATAGAAATAGAATATTATTCTGTAGAGGAATTAGAGAGAATTATTGATCTATTTGAAACGATAAACTAA
- a CDS encoding DUF4446 family protein — MLLSDYISEYIDFIVIGFAAIIIIMLVCLIVLFVKSSKLKKHYKKFMDGADGKSLEVQFEDKFSQLKALKDQSNIHTEQIKKIFENLAVAYQKIGIVKYDAFQEMGGKLSFTLAILNDDNDGFVLNSMHSTREGCYTYVKEIIKGESFVVLSSEEKLALEEAKKTRNYME, encoded by the coding sequence ATGCTGTTAAGTGATTACATAAGTGAATATATTGATTTTATTGTAATAGGCTTTGCTGCCATTATAATAATTATGTTAGTTTGTCTTATAGTACTGTTTGTGAAATCCAGTAAATTGAAAAAACATTATAAGAAATTTATGGATGGTGCAGACGGTAAAAGTCTTGAAGTGCAGTTTGAAGATAAGTTCAGTCAGTTGAAAGCGTTAAAAGACCAAAGTAATATTCATACGGAGCAAATAAAAAAGATATTTGAAAATTTAGCAGTAGCTTATCAAAAAATTGGTATAGTTAAGTATGATGCTTTTCAGGAAATGGGAGGAAAATTAAGTTTCACACTAGCTATCTTGAATGATGATAATGATGGTTTTGTCCTTAATTCAATGCATTCTACCAGAGAAGGTTGTTATACTTATGTAAAAGAAATAATAAAGGGAGAATCTTTTGTAGTATTGTCATCTGAAGAAAAACTAGCATTAGAAGAAGCTAAGAAAACAAGAAATTATATGGAATAA